The genome window TGATCTAGAAAGTAAACCAGCTCAGAGCAGTGATTCATTCAAAAACACAACAAGCTTCCTCTGAAGATACACAATTCCTAAAGTGTTAGGAAGTATTGGGAGCAGATGAACGCAGAGGTGCCTGCGCTGTCAGGAAGCTACCTGGAATGCGGCAAGGCCCGAGCAGGAAATCAGGCAGGTGCACTGTAGCCAGCCTCGTCTCGTGAGTGGGTACTTTGGGTTCCTTATTTAATCAGTGAATTTCTTACGACACAAACCCAGCAGTGATCCCTGGTAAAACTGTTCCGAACTATTACTGTGGGAAAGTGGGGGAGATTTAAAAGGCAGCTCTGTAAATCTGCCTGAAAATGTTAGCGGTCCCTTGACATTTTTCCTAGCCCGCCTTACCACACGTACTGTTCATGGCACACCCATGGCCtgtaaagggagggaggaaaaaagaacCAACTTTCTCCTAATTTAATAcgtattttaaaaactgttcatCTGGAGACTGTTTTGACTCACCATAGGAGAATGCCTGTTTGAAAGCCTGATTTAAGGGGAAGTGGATGAAAAGATCGAGTGTTACTGAAGACATTTTTGGGCTCTTGGTGCTCCACTAAATATTGCCCCACACTTACTAGCTCATGCTTGCACCCACTGGGACTACAATCTTTGTTCCCCACCCCAATGGAAACTGACACTGGAAGATGCAGAATAGTCTGCCATTCCCTCTtcttgatggtggagagtgccctcaagtcatagctgacttaatggggttttcatggaagagactaacagaggtggtttgtcatcgcctgcctctgcaagctctcgtcttccttggaggtctcccatccaagtactaaccaaggccaaccctgcttagcttctgagacctgacgagatcaggcttgcctgggctatccacgcCAAGGCCTTGACTCTTGCTTAACACTAAATTGTGACCCAAGAAGGCAAACGGAGACGGGGAGGGGAGTGTCACTCACCTGGTGTGTTGCTGGAGGTGGGAGAGTTGGCGGAACGATTTCTCGCAGTAGGAGCAGTGATAGGGCTTGACACCCAGGTGGATGCGCAAGTGCTGCGCCAGGTAGGAGGCGTTGGCGAAAGACTTGGAGCAGTGCGGGCACTTGTGGGGCTTGGCCTCGGTGTGTGACTTGGAGTGGATCTGCATCTCCGACTTGGTGAAGAAAGTGAGGGGGCAGACTTTACACCTGGAGGGGGCAAAGGAGGGGGAGGTGGTCTCACAATGCACAGCTGCTTTCAAAAACGGGTAGCCACGGCTAAGGGACTGCCAACCATTTCCCATACAGGGGTACATCTCCCCTCACTCCCTCCGCCCAAATAAGATCAattgttatcagggctttttttcagctggaacgcggtggaacggagttccgccacctcttgaaaatggtcacatggctggtggctccaccccctgatctccagacagaggggacaaTCTGCTCCACCTGCAGTTAGAAGCGGCATAGTCCAGAAGACCCGTTTCAAATATTTGTCACCCAACGTTCTTGGTTAAGAAGTTATTGCCAAATGTGTCATGGGATTCTTGACGAGTGCCACGGGAGCACTGGGATTTGGGTGGAGAGGGGGAGGTCGGCACGCCTGGGGGCCGAGGTGGGTTTCCCTGGCATTTCCATCCCTACCTGTACGTCTTGCCCTCTTTTCCAATGTCACCCGAGGCTAAGATGGGGTAGGGCACCACGAGGACGGGGGGCCCTGACGGGTTCTCTGCTTTGATCTTCTTGCGTCCTCGTTCTGTTTTGGGGGCCCCCAGCAGGCTGTGACCTTGGATGGTCTTGATGGAGTCCAAGAGCGGAGGGCTGGTGATCCCTGAGATGAGGGTAGGCGAGGAGGCAATGAGGCGGCTCTGGCTGGTCGAGGTGGGCGTGGAGGGGGTGCTGGTGCCTGTCCCAGCACTGGATTCTGAGGTACTGACTGCGGGGGCACGGGAGCCCAGTCCCAGACCTGGAAGGCAGGAAGGAAAACAGCAGAAGGGGGAAATCAAACACACTTCAAAGCAGCAGGCTAAGGACATGCCTTCTCCTCTCAGCACCCCCTGCAGATCTTTGGTTTATAAAACCTTTCTGTTTTCAGGGAGGTCTTTCCTTATTACATTTATCTACTGTAGCCCCCTTCACTTGACcaactctttcccagggcagtaaGCAGGGCCACATTCAGaacacaactctctcagagcagCATCCAGGTGCCATCCCCACCTGCCCTGTCCCCTGAAATGTGCAGGATCACTTCCACTGTGTTTTGATGCCATTGCCACTGTGTGTCTCATCAGGTACGATTTCCATGGAGCAACATTTGAAAACTGTAGTTACAGAAATTCTGACAAGGAAGCCTGGGGCAACCAGTTTTTAGCCTGTTTTTTTATTCTTCCTTAAAGAAAAAGCCTAAAGTGCAAGTCATGGATGGCTGCTCCTGATCGCCCTCCACTCTACCCCATATGCACCCTGTTCTCATCTCACTTGGGTCCATCAAACTGATAAGATCAGGATGACCTAATACTGTGCACCAAAAATAAACCACCCTTTCTGCATCAAGCAAAAGCTCCATTTTGCAACAGGCAGACATAAtgcaaaaattaataaaatggaaATGGATACTTATGCCTAATGACTGGCTCACCCAAGTGCAAAATTGCAATGCTGATTTAAACCTTGTCTATATTTTCCCGTTTCACACTTCACTAATCTTTGTGATATACCCCACAACTGTCTTTCCTCGCCACCACCTTTTAAACTAGGTCATATGCACTCACTAGTCCCCATTTGTGCAATTCATTCCAAGCTAGCCATGAGGTCTAGAAATTTTATTTAGACAGAAGCTAACATTCTCGGCAAGCTATCCAATAAGCACACCCTGCATTTTTCTTCCACTTGCACAAAAATGACCACATACACATTGCCCAGCCCAACACAGCCAGACCCTAACTATTCCCCGTTCCTCCCAATCGCTCCATCAATGTCTGCTTGTCTACCTGTGACAGTGCTGGTGGCTGGACGAGCGTGGAGGGCCACATCTGGCTGCGGGACAGCCTGGGGGTGCAGCCCAGGAACCTGCTGCAGCTTGGGAATGGACATAATCGATTGGCTGCCCTCTGCGGGCGAGGGAGGCACCAGCAGGGGCTGCTGGGAAGACACTGAAGTTGGGGGCAAGTGCGGTGGCCGGATCTTCTCTGCCATGAGCTGCTCCTTGATTTTGTTGATCAGAACCAGGTTGTCCAGCTGCAGAAAGAGATACAGGTGACCACTAACAAAAGACGACCACTGCCTGTCCTGGAAAAGAAGGGCACCAGAATTCACAGAATCAGGCCGAGCTAGTCCAATCCCTCGCTTCATGCAGGAAGTCCAGAGCTGAAGCTGTCCCAAAAGACGGCTGTCCAGCCAGCAAGGGGGGACCTGTTTCCTGCCGGGATAATCTGTTCCATAGACAAAAGGCTCTTACCATTAGAAAGTTTCTCTGAACATGCAGTGATAATCTACCCTCCAGTAACTTGAGTCCATTGGATCTGGACTTCTCCactggagcagcagagaacaagTCTTTGCACTTCTCCATCTGGCTGTCATTTGAGTATCTGAAGGGGGCAATCAGGTCTCCTCTCTAGGAGACCCAGATCCTTCCATATTTCCTCATAGGACCTTTTCAAAACTCCCGACTCCTTTTGCTACCCTCTTCGGAAGCCCTTTTTcctatttgtccacatctttcTTAGTGCGGAACCCGTAACTAGATGCAGTTCTTCAGGAAAGGTCCAACCAGTGCAGGACAGGGTGAAActaggaaggggctgtggctcaatggcagaacagaatgtcccaggttcaatctccggtTAAGAGGATGGGAAAACAGATGACGGGAAAGACTGCCGTCTCAGACCTCGGAGGGCTGCGACCAGTCCGAGGAGACAAGATTGACCATGATGGACTTAGGGTTTGAGTCAGaaggaggcagcttcatgtgttcaactaTTATTTCTTGTGACTTGGACATTTTGCTTCTGTTcatgcatttgcctttttttttgcagCCGCCTGACACTGCCAACTCACATTTAGCTTGTGATCTCAACCGCTGGTTTCTCCCTGCCCTCATGATCCTAGCTTGGGATGGGTACCAAGCAACTGGCAAGACTAGCTGTCATGCAAGAGGAACAGGAGAAAACCTGTTGGATTCAGCGAAGTTTCCCATGCACATCTCTTAACAAATCTAGCTTCAGGTTAatcctttccagggctttttttcagcaggaacgtggtggaacggagtttcagcacctcttgaaaatggtcacgtggctggtggccccgccccctgatctccagacaggggagttgagattgccctccgcgccgagtgacaatctaaactcccctctgtctggagatcagggggcggggccaccagccacgtgaccattttctccgagggcaacccactgagttccaccacctcttttcccagaaaaaagccctgatcctttcCACATGAACTTGGCTGCTAAAGAAGCCCTGCAAAAGATTCTGGGCAACGTTCTGAGGTGCAAACTCGGGTCATCTGGGGCACACTTACCTGGCTGGGCATGGTGGGAGGGGGCGGCCAGAAGTAGGGGTTGTTAAAGCGCGGCTCCGCCATCCTGAGGAAGAAGCCGAAACAAGAAAAAAGAAGATGGTTATGGGTCAGAAACTGGCCATATCTAAAGTTTCTATACCTCTGTCAGGGCTGCTTCCCCCTTCGCTTTCCAGCCCATCCCTCCAAAACCCATCCGGCATTATGGACTGGCCATAGTTAGTCTCACCCAACCAAGAACATGGCTGGGAAAGAATCCAGCGACAAAGTTAAAATTGTAACGAGAGTAATAAGCTAGGAAAAAAACATTGCTTCGGGCAGTTATCTACTTTACTAATTTTAAAGTCAAGCCCTTGCCAGTTAAGTCATGAGTTCAAAACAGGAAGATGCATTTAGCTAAGAAATTATGTTAAGGTCTTTTTGTTCATAGTACAACAACACAAAAATGGCACCGGGGGTCTCTAATGATCCCACTGTTCGTCCCTAACGGAGTCTCCGAGACTTCCAGTATATCCTTACTCACACAATTCAACCAAAACCTCCAGACaatatgacattttaaaaacactgaacGGTTAGCACCTGCATCTCCTAATTGTCGCATCCATGGAAAAAGAGGGATTGTGTTGTTAAGTAACAACGTTTTAAACAACACTTTCAGGTCCTTTGgatctcagcactttcattctccACATTCACTAGAGCAGAGGTCTCATGGAACTCGATGGCGGTTATTTTTATGGAAAAAGTGTCCCTACAGCAAAACGCCTACGGGATTCAGGCAGTGATCGATCTCTGGTGTGATAACAGAGACTCTTACCGGACTGCCCCTATTTTCACTTACTAAATGTAGAGGGACTCTGTGCCTGCCAAATCAACGCAAAAAGCGGAAGGGAGATCCTAGCAGAGGAGGGGACCTATGAAGCggctctcctctcccacacaaatACCTCTTTGTACCCTGCTCCGGGAAGCAGAAAACCACAGATGCTTCCTGGCCACAGAACAGATGGGAGGCTGAGCGGAGGGAGACTAATAATATAGGGGCAGAGGCCTACACATACACTCCTTGCCAAAAGAGAACACCAACAGACCAAAAAATGGAGGGGGAATCCACCGAGTCCATCTAAACCGAAATAAGGAAATCAAAGGACCTGTCTAGAAAGAAAGGGGAAATAAAGAACAGCTATGCTGAAGATACTATTCTTAGAGCTGATGCTGCTCTAGAGACAAATGGGTGTGAGGGGACTTAACTCAAGGTATACATGGAGGTTCAGTCGTCATCATGAAGTGGGCGGGAGTGTTTATTTTGCACAAAACCCCATACGTGGGACTGCATAGACTATACAGAAGAGGGGTAGGGCATAGTGTCAGagcagggtctgggagacccaggttcaaatctccactctgcttggaagcttgctgtgtgaccataggtcagtcactctctttctcagcctaacctacttcacagatggttgttgtggattttccgggctgtatagccgtggtcttggcattgtagttcctgacgtttcgccagcagctgtggctggcatcttcagaggtgtagcactaaaagacagagaagatgccagccacagctgctggtgaaacatcaggaactacaatgccaagaccacggctatacagcccggaaaatccacaacaaccatcgttctccggctgtgaaagccttcgacaatacatctacttCACAGAGTTTCATCACGAGGatcaaatggcagaggaaaaacaatattataagctgctttgggccaccATGgcagagaaaagtagggtatctaaataaataaataaaattgtctcCCCATCATAATAAAAATTAAGAGAGTCAAGGGAAATATCACATttccagtttggagtagtggttaagagtggcaggactctaatctggagagtcgggtttgattccccactcctctgctggaagccagctgggtgaccttggttagtcttaaaggtgctattggactcttttctatttttgttgggtgaccttgggtcagtcacagcttctcggagctctctcagccccacccagctcacagggtgattgtcatgaggataataacaacacactttgtaaactgctctcgagtgtggcattaagttatcctgaagggcggcatataaatctaatattatttcCATGCTGAGAGACAGAGACTCAGGAACAGGCAAGTTCTCAGAATGGTAGAGGACCTCGGCATAACATTATCACTTAGTAAGTTGGTTTCCTGCAGCCAAACAAGTTGTGACTTTTTAGCTAGAAAGGGACCTGCAGATGTGAGGGGTTTAGATTGGGGATTCAAAGTCGGGGGTGGATTTGACCTTCCCCATCATTTTCTGATGCAAATCACGTAGTATATGCAAATCAGCTCCAGCTCATGGTATGTTACGGGCATGATCAGATATTTCACAATCTGCTGCCAAACCAACTGCCTGTGCATATGTTATACTGTGTTATACAATGTACATACTTAAAAATAGAGGCTGCTTTCCAGATATGGGTCCTTCAGAGCAGCAATTTCAGTTGGACCCCAAACCTGAAGCCTAAGCAGCAGGCCTAAAAAACTAGGCACAGCCTCAGCCCATGAAAGATCCTGATTAAAGTTCCACAATCCCTAACACTTAAGatatgaagaaagaaagaaagaaagaaagaaagaaagaaagaaagaaagaaagaaagaaagaaagaaagaaagaatctagATTCTGTACCAGATTATCAGATTCCATCCACACACAGTATAACATGGTCTACACTAAGCCCTTCTCCTAGTCTGGAATATACAAACAGGGACTTCTATTATCTTTTTATAAACTTCGGAGGTATTTACAGCCATCTTTTTGAGTGAAATATTTTGAAGTCCCCCTCCCCAACTGTGAGCTAAATTAGtcgtttaaattgttcctcattcagagcagcaacaacaaaaaaccccaaacactaaAACACCGAACGTGAGAAAGCAACACACGtttgaaaaaaaccccacatacTAATCGGTCGCGCAGACTCCTCAGAGAGTCAGCATTGTAATCACATCTGTTTACTCAATATAAACCCAGTATCAAATCCACACATTCTGTTAGTATACAGTGCTGGGCCTCAGAATACAGGAGAAGGGGGATAAACAGCATCTGAGAGGATTTCTTTTAAAAGCTGCCGCCGATTCTTGGGGGAACCCCCCCAAAAAATGACATGTAGATTACTATAAACTCTGCTCAAGGGATAACTATTCCCCTCCTAAAATGTTACCAGGCTACAAAGCTATTTCTGTCTCTGTTCAGTTTTTGTTTGGAACATGAAATATtgatctccctccccttccttccatATTTATCCCTGCAGCAAAGTTGATGGATGGCGATACGGACAGAAGGAAAAATGTAGACCCTTGACTCTTGAGAAGCAGCGCTGTCGAGAACCACCGCAAGCCCCCCCAATAAAACATCCCCTCAGCCCCCTTATTACCAGAGCCAACCAAATCTTGTCTGAAAACAAAGTGCTTGCTGTTCGCATGAACAGGCTGAAAAAAACACTCAGACCATTTTTCCCATTCCTTTTCCTCACATTTATATCCTATCTTTCATCAAAGGAACTCAGCATAATGTacaccccctccattttatcttctcaacaatcctgtaaggtagattaggacGACAGAATGAGTGGCTCACGTTCACACTTTCCTCTTCTCTCAATACAATGTGGCGTTACACATCAGATGCTCCTTACCCAGAAATTTGTGCCCGTCTACCCCACTTCAGCAGCCCTAGGCCAAAGAGGGTGTGCCCCAAACCCTTTGACTACCCAGATCTAACCCACCTCTACCCAAACTCACAAAACACGCTAACAAATAAGCAAGAGAAAACAATCCAGAgagcagggcaggcaggcatcGGCAAAGagccagctgcagcagcccaaGGCAAGCAAGAACAAGTATGTATAGAATGAGTATGCTAAGACATCAATCGGGCTTGTAACTGTAAGTCAGGACCAATGGGCTTGCTTGAAGAAAGAGGTACCCAACCACTTGAAAAGTCCTGTCTTTAGGGCACGCCTGATCAAGGTGCCCAGCAGCCAAGGAAGAACAGCAGATGCAGACACAATACAGCTCTCTATGGTTTATGACTTGAACTGGTGTGATTCAGACAGGACTTTCAGCCTAGCAGTTCTACCATTATCTGTGGTAATGTGCTTACAAATAAGCATACACCTGGCTGTAACATTTACAAGGCCATGTGGGGAATGTGACCGTAACACCTCTTCTGCGTGCTCCTTTCTTCTAAgcataaatgttattttaaaaggcagcccTCAGCAGTGCACAGGGGCTGCAAAGGAAGATACAGGAGGAACCATTTCTCCAGTATGTGAGCCCAAAGCTGTTTAGGCACTGCCAAGGTCCGAGCCATTAAATCAAACtgagctacccacctgaaactaacttcaAGACTACAGCACACCAACAGAGGAACACCCTGAATTTCATCCCCAGCAGGTGGGGTGTCTTGAGTCGATTGAAGCTTCCAGGTGGGGTGTCTTGAGCCGACTGAAGCTTCCAGGTAACCCTCGTGGAAACCCTCTTGCTTCAAGTTTGCAAAAGCTCAACTGATAGCTGCCAGATTGGCACTGTATAGAAACAGAAGGCAGTTTTGGTGGAAATTGCTCCTGTTCATTGCTGCCACCTGTGATGCCCAGGATGGCAATGAATCTCTGAGTATCCCAAAGTTGTGCACCTGAACAGCCAGGGGAGGCTGGACTCCAAGTAGCATGAGAGCTCCTGCCCTGACGTCACAAGCCCATTGGACTTATTTCAATCAAATGAGATGAAGACTTTACAACACTTGGCATGTTTACTACTTTTAAGTGAATTTAGTCATTGCAATTCCACAGCCACATGTCACAAGAGTTAAGAGTGTCCCCCAAAATCCAAGGTTTATCTGAGCTCAGAGCATTCACACAACAGAGGAAGATGCCTGCTGCCTCTCTGCCTGATTTAATGCTCAAGGCCTTGACTTCCTTCCAGTCTGCCTCCATGAGCAGCAGATAATTCTGTAGCTTCTCTGCATTGTGGTGGGATTGGACCATTCTTTATGTAAGGATCATGCTGCAAAACTAACCCATGCTTAAAAGAGGCTGCCCACTGCATTTCTGCCAGAGTCTCTGTTTTTGGTTGGCCTCCTTCCAGTTAGGAGGCTTGACCAGAATAAATGAGTGATTTGGGCAGAAATATAGGATACAACCTCTACTGAAGGCGGGGAGGGGTAATGCTTCCTTCTGTACCCTCTTGCAAAAGTCCGCTTCCAAGAGTTAAGTGTGTGTGCCTACAATACAGAAAAAACAAGCACCACAGCCTTCACTCAGGGAtcagaaattgggggggggggggcggggaattaAGATTTGGCTGACACCCTAAATGGGTCCATACCTGCTCACAACAGCTGGAACATGACAAACAAGCCATTTCAATAATACCTTAGCACCACATCTACCTTTCCTCTGTGGTTGGCATCCTTCTAAACTCTCATTTTCCAGTGGAAAAGCCAAATCTCACGTACCTCAAGATCTTGGAAGAAAGGGACCTCTACGCAATCTATGAAAAGGTGCCTGCCGGTACATTTtatggcacctgccaagtgtttttagaaactggGACGGGCCAAGTGGGACTTTCAAGTTTTCGATGTTTATGGCATAATGCAGACAATGTATGTATGGTAGTTTCcagtcttctgcaggtgcctccccacacattattattattattactattattactattattactattatttcgatttataaaccacccatcgtcaggggctctgggcggtgagcaactgttaaaatcaataaaaacaagaaaacaataattctaaaatcaacatacaataaacaataataaaataaattaaccaaatacattaaggtgcaatggtggggagaacccccaccccaccccaaaggtggggcGACATGGCACCGCCTTCTTCATCCAcagaacgcctggcggaacagctctgtcttacaggcccagcggaacgataatatgtcccgctgggcctgggtctccattgacagagtgttccaccaggctggggccaggactgaaaaggccctggccctggttgaagcgaggcgggcttccttagggccggggaccaccagtaaacatctatccgctgatcgaagcggtctctggggaacatacaggcagaggcggtcccgaagatatgccggtcccaacccgctcagggctttaaaggtaagaaccaacaccttgaacctgattcggaattcaaccggaagccagtgcagctggcgcaggacaggtgtgatatgtgactggtaggatataccggtcAGGACCCGCACCGCCGCATTCAGGACCGCATTAGCAaattcaacagctgcctgtacacatgcagtCTCAgtggtggcctccaccttatggaatggcctacctgaagaggtcaggaaagctcccattctcctgactTTTCGCAAaccatgaaaaactgaattattcaaaaaggcattttacGCAGATAGGaggggctgtactgtaaggaagtggcttCAAAGAGATATATGGTAAAGGGAAAGGACTACAGACTATACTAttatatactgtctgttgctgtaagtatgatcttgCTGagcagtttctgcattgtttattatgtcaggtttagaattacttgtgctctgtttcagctctggatcagatttctgctcgttttcaaatctttgcaaatttgcatttttgCACCCCGTTGCCTTTTTTATTGACTATCccagctgttgactgtattgacttacactgtctcagtgagaaaggcggactataaataaataaatgaaacaaataaatattctAGAACCACAGTAGGGCTTGATTCTGACTGAACATGATTGGGCTACATGGCTGAAATTCTTAATGCTAACCGGAATTTCTGTTCAAGTCTTcagatttttaatgtatttttataattcaggTGGAAGTTGATAATAACATCACTGCATCAAATTTTGTTCACTTTTCAAAAATCTGTTCAGAAACTCTCTGTTACTGTGTACACATGTGCAAGGAGCTATCACCAGCCcttcagcaccaactgtcattgttacacacagggctttttttcagcgggaacgtggtggaacggagttccggcacctcttgaaaatggtcacatggctggtggccccgccccctgatctccagacagaagggagtttagctccccttgttccagctgacccaaagtgatgtcattgtgcagtcctgaattccaccactgagtttcaccacctcttttcccagaaaaaaagccctggttacacatAACAGTGCAGGTAAAAAATGGCTGGGGTCATGAGAAAAGGAACAGCCATAAGTGTTAGATGTttgcaaaatgaagacagatcCTGTCCAATGAGTGTTTCTCAGCTAGCTCAAGATGCatacttattttgtgtgtgtgcaagaaaatatttttcaacactatgttaattttaaaaggtacCCGTTAAACACAGCTTCTGTTTGAAATgcacttcctgacattttgtgcctggccccacttcctgtggcagtcaccctgcatcagaattccaaaggtgcccataggctgaaaaaggttggggacaTCTGGTTTATGAATACCAAGGGGGCCAGACTACAtgaccctatatatatatatatatatatatatatatatatatatatatatatatatatatatatgcacataACGTAATAAGCTCTGCcattaagatagtttcaggtgactacccatgttggtctgcagttgaagagcaagatccaggtcccccagcaccttaaagaccaactaaaattTTCAAGgtacgaagggagctttgactctctaaagttcatctcttggaaatctagttggtctttaaggtgcaattgGACCCGGATTGAGCTCTGTCATGTATCTGTGAGCAACAACTGCTCATTACCAAGCACCGATGCATCAAGAAGTCATTCAATCACTCTGCCTGGAGCAATCGCTTATTTAGTTCGACAGAAGAGAGGCTTGTCGATTTCAAAATTCAAATTGTAAGGTCCCCCCAATCCCCTTTTGTGCTCAACTACTTAGCTGTGGAACACAGAGCTTCTTCAAGGCACCACGAAAGCTAAGCTGCCTGACCTGTAtctatttgcttcattttttggAAGTCAAAGAATTGTGCCTTCCTGCAGGAACCAGCCACGTTGAGATTGTTTGGGACCCCCACGAAGGCTTTAGCAACTGCTGCccccaaactttggaactctctccctcaGGAGTTCCAGAGGGAACACACTGTTCCTACAGGACTTCCAGAGGAAGCTGACGACATTTGTATTTGACAAGCAGTTTGGGG of Eublepharis macularius isolate TG4126 chromosome 17, MPM_Emac_v1.0, whole genome shotgun sequence contains these proteins:
- the ZNF362 gene encoding zinc finger protein 362 codes for the protein MAEPRFNNPYFWPPPPTMPSQLDNLVLINKIKEQLMAEKIRPPHLPPTSVSSQQPLLVPPSPAEGSQSIMSIPKLQQVPGLHPQAVPQPDVALHARPATSTVTGLGLGSRAPAVSTSESSAGTGTSTPSTPTSTSQSRLIASSPTLISGITSPPLLDSIKTIQGHSLLGAPKTERGRKKIKAENPSGPPVLVVPYPILASGDIGKEGKTYRCKVCPLTFFTKSEMQIHSKSHTEAKPHKCPHCSKSFANASYLAQHLRIHLGVKPYHCSYCEKSFRQLSHLQQHTRIHTGDRPYKCPHAGCEKAFTQLSNLQSHQRQHNKDKPYKCPNCYRAYTDSASLQIHLSAHAIKHAKAYCCSMCGRAYTSETYLMKHMSKHTVVEHLVSQHSPQRTESPGIPVRISLI